A section of the Primulina eburnea isolate SZY01 chromosome 1, ASM2296580v1, whole genome shotgun sequence genome encodes:
- the LOC140841100 gene encoding E3 ubiquitin-protein ligase MBR2-like, producing MLLLLINEHETLIKKPKKQMKTGSCSKPKSRSISNIISNLNNPTESRNTFSENPRKINKFFLAKLKGLGCQEASVSSSPASVKHARNKNLDRRKISSSNRRNPANVADVSYVCCTPPGVGIVSDFVPRRGNTTRSTDRRKYTHVGKRNVNDSDPRFPGSVIGSKLDKRSLRRIVEMMVFQENLLSARRIHNGSDRYKDWRLDIDDMSYEELLDLSNGIGNVCTGLKQEEISNCLRKFKPSSSQDKDWRCSVCQDKCRETEDIETLECGHHHHLQCIKQWLLQKNSCPVCKAAAI from the exons ATGCTCCTCCTTTTGATCAATGAACACGAAACGCTGAtaaaaaaaccgaaaaaacaaATGAAAACAGGATCATGTTCAAAGCCCAAATCTCGTTCCATTTCTAATATAATCTCCAACCTGAACAACCCAACTGAATCAAGAAACACATTCAGTGAAAATCCCAGGAAAATTAACAAGTTCTTTTTGGCAAAACTCAAAGGTCTGGGATGTCAGGAGGCTTCAGTCTCTTCGTCTCCTGCATCGGTGAAACACGCAAGAAACAAGAACCTGGATCGGAGAAAAATATCTTCGAGTAACCGAAGAAATCCTGCAAATGTTGCTGATGTTTCCTACGTCTGCTGCACTCCTCCGGGAGTTGGCATTGTTTCTGATTTTGTACCAAGACGTGGAAACACTACTCGGAGTACTGATCGCCGAaag TATACTCATGTGGGTAAGAGAAATGTGAATGATTCAGATCCGAGATTTCCAGGCAGTGTTATTGGATCCAAACTTGATAAACGCTCTTTGAGAAGAATCGTAGAG ATGATGGTGTTTCAAGAAAACTTGCTCTCGGCAAGAAGAATCCACAATGGATCCGATCGATACAAAGATTGGAGACTCGACATTGATGATATGTCATATGAG GAGCTGCTGGATTTGAGTAATGGGATTGGGAATGTCTGCACTGGTTTAAAACAAGAAGAGATATCTAATTGCTTAAGGAAATTCAAGCCCTCCAGTTCTCAAGACAAAGATTGGAGATGTAGCGTTTGCCAA GATAAATGCCGTGAGACTGAAGATATTGAAACACTGGAGTGTGGACACCATCATCACTTACAATGCATAAAGCAATGGCTCCTGCAGAAAAATTCATGCCCTGTCTGCAAAGCTGCGGCGATTTAA
- the LOC140841108 gene encoding uncharacterized protein: MEAPPPAPPLPLSTTASATTVVAPPTYPDSVSSSSRPRITDSCDSDAPPTASPHNLRLMCSYGGHIIPRPHDKTLCYIGGDTRIIVIDRQTSLADLHHRLSKTLFNNQEFSLKYKLPNEDLDSLISVTTDEDLENMVEEYDRLINAPRELKPGRIRLFLFPKSSSIEQILVESASTKSEDWFLNALNGGKATASERGHSESSSVNYLLGLDDDLLGKSGIAKDVEAQLEDKRCSVDGNGNDNNNNNSVINQDVHSVPDSPMLETSSSFGSTSGSPSMVNLPPIRVRLEEIPKLGVVGVDEKFQQMTFGVGGDAILTRKKQEEVEGLAAEVPGVVVSVTPVFGGGEYVNRVQAPLQQQQIAHYQLKQGGGVDLASPDSVSSERSMTNPLSRQRQAIYQEPVIQIQSRNSRVNNSPVDLQTRDQNNSAGQMQPQVPESGYVLSGQFGQNHPQLHQQQQFVHTGMQYIPAGAVPIASYYPMYPTQQQHHPDQPFLEQQYPVYFMPARQAQAYNLPVQPPNYNELTPNAPSSRPQMPPPTAAAPLAAYNPVGNAASQLEIAAGVYRTMASSAPVRVPVNQNQAQYVGFTQVYHPQQAVAPAPSSAINSIYEFADSAHAQMYCTQPLPPQLAAQYQTLMPAPTVVLPEATTQLPTENLKP; this comes from the exons ATGGAGGCCCCACCACCAGCACCACCTCTTCCTCTCTCCACCACCGCCTCCGCAACCACGGTCGTGGCACCCCCAACTTACCCAGACTCCGTTTCCTCCTCCTCTAGACCCCGTATCACGGACTCATGCGATTCCGACGCTCCGCCGACCGCCTCGCCTCACAATCTACGCCTCATGTGCAGCTATGGCGGTCACATAATTCCCCGCCCGCATGACAAGACCTTATGCTACATCGGAGGGGACACCCGAATCATCGTAATCGATCGGCAAACCTCTCTCGCCGACCTCCACCACCGACTCTCCAAAACCCTCTTCAACAATCAGGAATTTTCCCTCAAATACAAACTCCCTAACGAGGACTTGGATTCATTAATCTCTGTCACCACCGACGAAGATCTCGAGAACATGGTTGAAGAATACGACCGCCTTATTAATGCCCCTAGAGAATTGAAACCGGGTCGCATTCGCCTCTTCTTGTTTCCGAAATCGTCGAGTATAGAACAGATTCTCGTTGAATCCGCTTCTACTAAATCGGAAGATTGGTTTCTTAATGCTCTCAACGGGGGGAAAGCAACCGCAAGTGAACGTGGGCATTCGGAATCTTCTTCGGTTAACTATTTGTTGGGTTTGGATGATGATTTATTGGGAAAATCTGGCATCGCCAAGGACGTTGAAGCCCAATTGGAGGATAAAAGATGTAGTGTTGATGGGAATGGGAAcgacaataataataataatagtgttATTAATCAGGATGTGCATTCCGTGCCGGATTCTCCGATGCTGGAAACATCTTCGTCTTTCGGGTCCACATCCGGTTCTCCTTCAATGGTGAATTTACCGCCGATAAGGGTGCGATTGGAGGAGATCCCAAAGCTGGGTGTGGTGGGAGTCGATGAGAAGTTTCAGCAGATGACTTTTGGGGTTGGGGGCGATGCGATTTTAACGCGGAAGAAGCAGGAGGAGGTTGAAGGATTGGCGGCAGAGGTGCCTGGTGTAGTGGTTTCTGTAACGCCCGTCTTTGGTGGTGGGGAGTATGTGAACCGGGTACAGGCTCCATTGCAACAGCAGCAGATTGCTCACTATCAGCTGAAACAGGGCGGTGGTGTTGATTTGGCTTCTCCAGATTCAGTTTCAAG CGAGCGAAGCATGACCAATCCGTTGTCTCGGCAGAGACAAGCTATTTATCAAGAACCAGTTATACAAATTCAATCTAGAAACAGCAGGGTCAACAACAGTCCGGTTGATCTACAGACTAGGGATCAAAATAATAGCGCAGGACAGATGCAACCTCAAGTTCCAGAATCTGGTTATGTCTTGTCCGGTCAATTTGGCCAAAACCATCCTCAGTTGCATCAACAACAACAGTTTGTTCATACCGGTATGCAGTATATCCCTGCCGGAGCTGTGCCAATTGCATCCTATTACCCTATGTATCCTACTCAGCAACAACACCATCCAGACCAGCCCTTTCTTGAGCAGCAGTATCCAGTTTACTTTATGCCTGCTAGACAGGCTCAAGCTTATAACTTACCTGTTCAGCCACCAAATTATAATGAATTGACACCAAATGCTCCTTCCAGTCGGCCACAAATGCCACCCCCTACTGCTGCAGCCCCTCTTGCAGCTTACAATCCAGTAGGAAATGCTGCTTCCCAGCTTGAGATTGCAGCTGGTGTGTATAGAACAATGGCCTCATCAGCACCAGTTCGAGTTCCAGTCAACCAGAACCAAGCTCAATATGTTGGTTTCACTCAAGTTTATCATCCCCAACAGGCAGTAGCTCCCGCTCCCTCCTCGGCAATAAATTCTATTTATGAATTTGCTGATTCTGCACATGCTCAAATGTATTGCACTCAACCTCTACCCCCACAATTGGCTGCTCAGTACCAGACCCTGATGCCGGCCCCTACTGTGGTATTACCCGAAGCTACTACTCAGCTTCCTACAGAGAACTTGAAGCCATAA